CACTACAAACGTCTCCCGTCGTGCCGAAGCTACCGGTGGATGATACACTGTCCAAGTCACCCATCTCTTTGGATACTGACGTGGTGGTGACTTTGAAGGCTCTGAACTTGGGCGTCTTCCCGAGCACCTTTTCCGACCACCAAGTATTCAAGATGGAAGCTCTCAATGCGTATGCCCGATTCGCAGCCAGCATTGAACAGCGACGAATTCATAGCATTCTGCGTATGACACTGGGTCAGCTGCGGATCGGTCTAGCCGGTGTTCGAGATGTCGAAGCGCCCAAGATGCTTAATGAAATGACGGTTGAGGATGTCGTCCAAAGAGCTACCGGATCCCGTGGCGGTACGATTCTCAAGGTCCCCCGTGTCGAAGCCGTGATGGAGACGTGGCAGAAACCAACCAGCAATCACATCGACTACATTTTCAAGAGCGCATTCGAAGGCAAAGTAGAAGTAGGGTGGAACTACTCTCGCATCAGTTACATCCGCGGCATGTGGGCTAACCACTCGAAATCACTGGAACAAACCTGGGGTCGTCAACTACCAATGACGGCAGTGAAGATTACTGGTGTCCCGGAAGCcgaaggcgatggcgagCAGCAAAAGATTACGGCAGAAGTCACAGTCCCGCAGTCCAAGTACGACTACCTGGCTCTTGAGCCACCGGTGATTGAAACGCCACAGTTACGTGATATGGGTGAGGCAACGCCTCCTTTGGAATGGATCGGATTGCATCGCGATAGGCTCCCCAATCTGACGCATCAGATTGTGATTGTGTCgttgttggagttggcgggagaggttgaggatgcgTATTCTAGGATCTTGGGGTCTACTTGATTCGGAGTCGCTTGTGGTGTTACATGATGATTTAGCATAGCGTTTGGGAGTTAGACACGGAATGAAAATGAAATTATGAAGGAGGCAGTGTAAATTATGATTAGCATATGTACATAACTCACAATGGAAGTTTTATAATCTGAATGTGTTGGTTGTTTCCTGTGATGTTGGACGCCCAAATATGAGAACGCCAGACAATGTAAACAATACCATACAATACCTGTCATTATCGCAAGAAAGTCTAGTGTGCGGTCAGAAGCCATGAGTATTTGAACTTCGGGTCCCTACAACGCCATGATTTGTTCAAGCATGACATTGTGATACTTGCAAGTGTTTACATACTTATGGCCTCTCCGTGTATAAAACTATATCTGGCTAGTCACTGCGGTATGAACCAATACTGGGATAACTAGCACAAGGCAGTTGGAGCTTTTCATTCTTCTCAGGCCATCGCAGTTTTAATGTCTTTCAATAATTAAATAACCAAGGCATCCACCACCTGATCATACAACTTCATCAAAGTATCCAAAAGTTAAGGTCATGTCCTGCCTCAGCACGCATATTTTGAAACAGTCGTCACACCATGAGCAAGCTAACACCTACAAGCAGCTTTCACGCACGAAATACCGTAGCCAGAGGCTGCTTCTCGTGtgacaccaacaccagaatATCGAATAGCTTGTAGACCCAACCAGCAGTCTAGCTGCCACAGTACACAGTGGCCTCGTCATCAGGCTTGCCGCACCCGAAAAAGTCCCTTCCTTTGTTGGGCCCTGTGCACTGTTCATTGAATAAGCATCATGATGTCCTAGCGGGTGTATTTCTCACCGTACGGGATGTTTCGGATCGCACGGAAGTTCTATGTTCTTCCACTTCGGACCTATGGCGTAGCATGTGTTTGGCTTTTTTCCTGCCCTATTAAAGCACAACTAACGAAGGATTTCAACAGTTAGAAACAGCTTGAGCAGTCGAGGCGAGTGGAAGAAGGGAGATTGGGGGGGGGGTTGTACCCCCGTGCTCCACCATCGGTTCGCTGTGCCGCGTTTTTGGAGGTATCTTCCTGGTCCTTGTTGTGCTTCCGCTGGGATGGCGGCCGAGGCGAGggtggagaggaagaggatggcggtgaggttgttgagctgcATTTTGGGTGGtgggagtctggtggtgattgTTGAAGTTTAGAACGATGGGATGAGATTGAGGGTAATGGGATGAGACTGAGGGTAATGGGATGAGATTGAGGGTGATGGGAATGTCTTTATGTACTTGTTTGATTGCATGGATAGTACAACACTGGTCATTTACTTTGGTCTATGGATGTGTATTTTATTCTGCGGTGGTAATGTTCACATACGGACAGTGGAAGGTATCAAGAGTTTCGGAATATCTGACGTGGCGGTGGTATATTTGAGCAGTCACCTTGTAAATGAGCGGTTGGACACTTTGGGCATGGACGGATAGGGCAATTGTCTTGGGGTGATTATGCGTAGCGAATGTAAGGACCATGATTTAAGAAATAAAATACGACGAAATTTGTTGTGCTTTGGCCATGAGCATTGGCAAGCTCGCTTGGTGGTCTTTGCTGGGGACAACGAGCAGAAATCCGAGTCAATCTGGGGGCCGTGCCTACGTTTGCGGAATAACAATAAGGATGTTATAGGATGGATTGATAGTTGGTTCTTGGGAACAATGTAGGTGTATTTTGAGTCAACGAGATTACTTTTGTGCAGCTGTCGGCGGAGTATATGATGTTTTGTATGCAGGATGCCGGATTAAGTTCCCCTGTGAAGGATGTGTAGCTATCCTGTCTAGCATGAATATTACCATCTTATATATCAGGTTGTGAAGACTGATATGACAACAAATACTACTACGAATAGCATGGCTGATGTGGTATACTTCTTCCGCTGGGGGAGACAAAATTGGACTCGTCAACCGCCACTGTCCACCTATCAAAGTCACGTACATATTTTTCTAGTGTACGGATATGAGCTAGTAGCTGCTCCATTTGATCTACCGCAGGCTGTCTTTCGAATCATCCGTCATACAGAGAATACATTGAGCAATGGTCGGTTCGTCTACACTCGTAGTCAAACTTTGCGCCGTGCCTTGGGAAGCCTTCGAATAGAAAAGTCTGGCAAATACTCAATCATGCGCTTACGTAGCCATAATCTCAGCTTTCCAGGCAAGGGAATGCCGCGATACCATGACATGCAGAAATTGGAGGCAGCATTTGTCAGAGTTGCTAGATGGAGCTGGAAGCTGTGAGCTTCGGAGCTTTACATGGACTATTTGAGTAAGCACCTTGATTGCGCCACACAGCCACACTTCCATTTTGGTGTAGCAACGGGTGTGGCGGGTGAGTAGCTGTTGCCACAGACAGCTTTGGTGCTGGACAATCCATTCATGTTGAGTCTGCTTGTGGTTGTGTGGAAGAATGAGACCAATGAGTGAATGGACAATGCCACCAAAAGTTGGTACAAGAGTCACACGGCGAGCATGAGTATGGTTGACGCCTTGTATTACAACTCGAATGACTATTCACACAGCGAATCAAGACGGCAATGCTGCAGTCATGACACAACTGGCAAAGCGTAAGAACACTCATCTTCACATTTGAACCTCTCATCTGAGCTCATGGTCCAGTATGACAAGTGAGTCTGAGCATTGAAGTGGTGGGTGGAGGGCTGTTGCCCTCTCAGTCCGTCACAAGCAGGTGGCGGGACGAGgttcccagcaacaagcaaaaCAGCAGGACCATGGCGGGGTCTTTTTGCCCCACCTGCCCAATTTTTTTGCTGCATGCACAGCTCCTCACTGGGCAGTGGATGCAAAGGGTCATGGAGGGGCGAGGAGTGGAGGGGCAACAGCCCAAGCATCCTCAAGTCCAAATGCCCacagcagtctggtctggagTCTGGGTCTGGACAGCTTGATCTTGACCAGGTCCGGGCCAGCTAGCTGGTCTTTACAGGGCCATTGAGCGCTGACAGTGGCGGATAATGCGCTAAAAACTTGTCCCCTAGCTACATGGGTCACTTGAGCAGATAGTCCGATCGTCCCAGAAACCAAAGCCAGTGCATAATGGATTGAACGaggttggttggttggctgaAGTGTCAAGTCGAGTCCTGTTGTCCATCGCCCATACTCATactctcaagtgctcccaccagacagcagaGAGAGTGGCCCACTCTGTGTGGCAGGTTTTTTTCGCACCAATTTTTCCATATTCCCTCGCCTCGTCTCGTCTGCCATCCTCTCCCCTTCCctttccaccacctccaaatACCCCCAAGGGACGATTTCTTAAAGAGTGACAGTACGCCTGTCTCTCTTTTGCCTTTCGTCACTTGATCTTTTTTTGTTGCGTCGTTGAGTCATCTTTTCTGGTGGCCAACTTTTTTGCTTCCtaagcaaaaacaaaaaccTGAGCGCGGGGTGAAATTCTTCAACCCCGCTTTGCTCAGCGACAAgttttctcttccttcaaACAACACAACCACATAGCGAGGTCGCCCTCAAcaacaccgccaaaatggtcaagtaAGTGCACTTTCGCCGTATTGATGCTTGGTTGGATATTATTCTGGGCGTCGTCTTTTTGAGCATGGAATTTTAGGGACGGTATTTGCATCATCGGCGCTGGAATGGCTGGTTGGATTTGTTGGTTTCCTTTTTCTCGCCTGCATTCTGTCCTTGCGGTTGCTTCTGGTGGTGGCCTCTAACCCCGCCCCGGAGTTAAGCTTGCTGGCTGAGACGAGACGCTGCAAGAGATGGGAACCTTTCAACACCAGTGAACACGCAAAAGATGGggaatgatgatgaggaatCGTCCAAAATTAAATGGCCAAGCATATGCAAAAATGACAAGTGCTAACAGATTTTGTCGCAATTTAGCTTCACCATCGACGAGATTCGGTCCCTTATGGACAAGCCCAGCAATGTCCGTAACATGTCCGTTATTGCTCACGTCGATCACGGCAAGTCTACCCTGACCGACTCTCTTCTCGCCAAGGCCGGTATCATCTCCACCGCAAAGGCTGGTGATGCTCGAGCAACAGATACTCGTGCCGATGAGCAGGAGCGTGGTATCACCATCAAGTCAACTGCCATCTCCCTGTACGGTCATCTTGACGACCCTGAGGACATCAAGGACATTGTCGGCCAGAAGACCGATGGCCAGGACTTCTTGATCAACTTGATCGACTCGCCAGGTCACGTTGATTTCTCATCTGAAGTTACTGCTGCCCTCCGTGTCACTGATGGTGCCCTCGTTGTCGTCGATACCGTCGAAGGTGTGTGCGTCCAGACCGAGACTGTGCTTCGTCAGGCCCTCGGTGAGCGTATCAAGCCTGTTGTCATTATCAACAAGGTCGATCGTGCTCTTCTCGAACTCCAGGTCTCCAAGGAGGATCTGTACCAGTCCTTCTCCCGTACCATTGAGTCCGTCAACGTCATCATCTCCACGTACCTCGACAAGACTCTCGGTGATGTCCAGGTATACCCTGACAAGGGTACCATCGCTTTCGGTTCTGGTCTGCACGGCTGGGCTTTCACTGTCCGTCAGTTCGCTGTCCGATATGCCAAGAAGTTTGGTgtcgacaagaacaagatgaTGGAGCGTCTCTGGGTAAGTCATGTTCCCCACGCACTCATGTCATGGAACTCTCAGTTTCCCAATATGTCCTTGAAACATGTGTGCTAACCCAATCTCAACAGGGAGACAACTACTTCAACCCTCACACCAAGAAGTGGACCAAGAACGGTACCTATGAGGGCAAGCAGCTTGAGCGTGCCTTCAACCAGTTCATCCTGGACCCCATCTTCAAGATCTTCAACGCCGTCATGAACTTCAAGAACGACGAGATCACCACTCTTCTCGAGAAGCTCCAACTCAAGCTGAGCACCGATGATCGCCAGAAGGAGGGCAAGCAGCTGCTCAAGGTCGTCATGCGAACTTTCCTGCCCGCTGCTGACTCtttgctggagatgatgattCTCCACCTCCCCTCTCCCGTCACTGCCCAGAAGTACCGTGCTGAGACTCTGTACGAGGGTCCCCTTGACGACGAGGCCGCCATTGGTATCCGTGACTGCAACCCCAAGGGTCCTCTCATGCTTTACGTCTCCAAGATGGTTCCCACCTCTGACAAGGGTCGATTCTACGCCTTCGGTCGTGTCTTCTCCGGTACCGTCCGCTCCGGTCTCAAGGTCCGCATTCAGGGCCCCAACTATGTCCCCGGCAAGAAGGAGGACCTGTTCATCAAGGCTATCCAGCGTACTGTTCTCATGATGGGTGGCAAGGTCGAGCCCATTGACGATATGCCTGCCGGTAACATTGTCGGTCTCGTTGGTATCGATCAGTTCTTGCTCAAGTCCGGTACCCTCACCACCTCCGACACCGCCCACAACCTTAAGGTCATGAAGTTCTCCGTGTCCCCCGTCGTCCAGCGTTCCGTCCAGGTCAAGAACGCCCAGGATCTGCCCAAGCTGGTCGAAGGTCTCAAGCGTCTGTCCAAGTCTGACCCTTGCGTCCTGACCATGACCTCTGAGTCTGGTGAGCACATTGTCGCCGGTGCCGGTGAGCTGCATCTTGAGATTTGCTTGAAGGATCTCGAGGAGGACCACGCTGGTGTTCCCCTCAACATCTCCGACCCCGTCGTCCAGTACCGTGAGACTGTCCAGAACAAGTCCAGCATGACTGCTCTGTCCAAGTCCCCCAACAAGCACAACCGTCTGTACATGGTTGCTGAGCCCATTGAGGAGGACCTGTCTCTGGCCATTGAGAACGGCAAGGTCTCTGCCCGTGACGATTTCAAGGCTCGTGCCCGTGTCCTTGCCGACGACTTCGGCTGGGATGTCACTGATGCCCGTAAGATCTGGACTTTCGGTCCTGATGGCACTGGCGCCAACTTGCtggttgaccagaccaaggcTGTTCAGTACCTGAACGAAATCAAGGATTCCGTCGTCTCTGGTTTCCAGTGGGCCAGTCGTGAGGGTCCCGTTGCTGAGGAGCCCATGCGCTCCATCCGCTTCAACATTCTCGATGTTACCCTGCACGCTGATGCCATTCaccgtggtggtggtcagATCATCCCCACTGCCCGTCGTGTCCTGTACGCCTCTGCCCTGTTGGCCGAGCCCGCTCTGCTCGAGCCCGTCTACCTGGTCGAAATCCAGGTTCCCGAGCAGGCCATGGGTGGTGTCTACGGTGTCCTTACCCGCCGTCGTGGTCACGTCTTCAACGAGGAGCAGCGTCCTGGTACTCCTCTGTTCAACATCAAGGCTTACCTGCCTGTCTTGGAGTCTTTCGGCTTCAACGGTGACCTGCGTGCCGCCACCTCTGGACAGGCCTTCCCTCAGTCCGTCTTCGATCACTGGCAGGTTCTGCCCGGTGGCTCTCCTCTCGACTCCACCTCCAAGGttggcgccatcgtcacTGAGATGCGTAAGCGTAAGGGTatcaaggttgaggttccTGGCGTTGAGAACGTAAGTTTATTTGGCCCACCAATTACATGATAAGAAGACAAAGTATGCTAACACTTTAATCCAGTACTATGACAAGCTGTAAATGGCTCCCTCATGTGCCGATAGAATCATGTGTCGTGCCGACATTGGCACATCTCGTCAACCGGTTGCTGATAAAGGTCTGGGGTGCTTTCCTCGCGGAGCCCCAGTCATGGCAGCTAAGAAAGGCATTGGACGGTGGTTAGTCGGTCGGTACGCCGACCGGGAAATATAAAAAGGAAAAAACACAACCGAATGCCAGGTTGAGGCTATAATCAAGGGAAGCTGTATTGGGCTTTTCATATATGTAGTTATGTCGTCTCGGATCAATTAAATGTTCAGAATGAAGATGTTTGTCTGTGTGGCGTTTTGATGTAGACGCGGGCAACAAGTAAATTACTGCCATGTAAATGTTGGCCACGACCTCGTAATCAGCACCATAGCATGCACTATCTTTTGGCGCACGATTGCAAATGTGAGCAAATATCAGCTTTGCAAAAAAAAGACGCAGTGAAAGTCGAAAGTCGCCTAAGCTTTCCCAGCCTGACGTGTTAAAGTTCCCTGCGGCTCTTAACCCCTTGTCCACAGCCGCCACCTCGAAGCGCCCAGCCAATAAGCGCCCACAAAAAGCTCAAGCTTCCCATTGCAGCGTCACTACCATCCATCCCAACTTCTATCAATAACCCAACGTCTTCTATTTGACCTGGTATTCCTTCGCGCTCCTGAATGTATTAACTTCGACTTCCGACACGAGCTCACTGCGAGCAAACGCTGCGCGAACTTTGTCCGACGA
The genomic region above belongs to Pochonia chlamydosporia 170 chromosome 2, whole genome shotgun sequence and contains:
- a CDS encoding elongation factor 2 (similar to Aspergillus terreus NIH2624 XP_001208692.1), with translation MSVIAHVDHGKSTLTDSLLAKAGIISTAKAGDARATDTRADEQERGITIKSTAISLYGHLDDPEDIKDIVGQKTDGQDFLINLIDSPGHVDFSSEVTAALRVTDGALVVVDTVEGVCVQTETVLRQALGERIKPVVIINKVDRALLELQVSKEDLYQSFSRTIESVNVIISTYLDKTLGDVQVYPDKGTIAFGSGLHGWAFTVRQFAVRYAKKFGVDKNKMMERLWGDNYFNPHTKKWTKNGTYEGKQLERAFNQFILDPIFKIFNAVMNFKNDEITTLLEKLQLKLSTDDRQKEGKQLLKVVMRTFLPAADSLLEMMILHLPSPVTAQKYRAETLYEGPLDDEAAIGIRDCNPKGPLMLYVSKMVPTSDKGRFYAFGRVFSGTVRSGLKVRIQGPNYVPGKKEDLFIKAIQRTVLMMGGKVEPIDDMPAGNIVGLVGIDQFLLKSGTLTTSDTAHNLKVMKFSVSPVVQRSVQVKNAQDLPKLVEGLKRLSKSDPCVLTMTSESGEHIVAGAGELHLEICLKDLEEDHAGVPLNISDPVVQYRETVQNKSSMTALSKSPNKHNRLYMVAEPIEEDLSLAIENGKVSARDDFKARARVLADDFGWDVTDARKIWTFGPDGTGANLLVDQTKAVQYLNEIKDSVVSGFQWASREGPVAEEPMRSIRFNILDVTLHADAIHRGGGQIIPTARRVLYASALLAEPALLEPVYLVEIQVPEQAMGGVYGVLTRRRGHVFNEEQRPGTPLFNIKAYLPVLESFGFNGDLRAATSGQAFPQSVFDHWQVLPGGSPLDSTSKVGAIVTEMRKRKGIKVEVPGVENL